The region ATCCAGCGTGCCGAGACCGATCCCGAACCCCTTGCCTTCTTCACCCACGCGGTTTTCGAGCGGGACCCGGCAGCCGTCGAACTGGATCTCGCCGAGCGGATGGGGCGCGGAGAGAATCTGCGGTCCGACGAAGCGCAGACCGTCCGAGTGCGCGGGCACGACGAAGCAGCTGATGCCCTTGCTGCGCGCACCGAGATCGGTGGACGCGAAGACGGTGTAGAAGTCGGCGATCCCGGCGTTGGAGATGAAGGTCTTGAGGCCGTCGAGCACGTAGCTGTCGCCCTCGCGGACGGCGGTGGTCGCGATCGCCGACACGTCGGACCCCGCCTGGCGCTCGGTCATCGCGAAGGCCGCCATCGAGCGGCCGCTCACCGCGGGGAGCGCATACAGCTCGCGTTGCTGCGGCGAGCCGGAGCGAAAAATGGGAAGCGCTCCGAGCGCCTGCAGCGCGAACACCGCGTCGGCCAGCGGCGACACGGCAGCCAGCGCCTCGCGCGCCAGGCAGCACGAGCGCCAGTCCTGGGCCTTGATCGGCTCGAACCAGCGATCCTTGCCCAGCATCTGGAGCAATGCGCGCGCCTCCATACGGCACGCGGCATCATCTTGAGGCACTCCGCGGCGGCCCAGCGCGACCGACCACGCGGCGATTTCGCGCGCGAAGGCGACGTGGCGCTCCTCGAGGAACGCCCGGATCGGCTTGATGTCGGGAAGGTCCATCCATGAGCCCCGGGAAGTCGGCGAACCCGGCGCATGATACCTGCCGATTGAGGATTGATCGAGGACGCCGCAGGTGTAGGATCGCGGGTGACCGGTTGCCCCCAACCGGCACCGTCCTGGCTCCGGGTTCCGGCCGATGCCGCGCAGGAATCACGTCGAGGAGGACGCGTCATGTCATCTCACTCACAGGGCCTGCTGCTTGCGCTCTGTCTCGCCTGCCCGGTCCCCGCTCTCGCATTCGACCGCACCGCGACCCCGGTGCCGATGGCGAAAGATCCTTCGGGTCCAAACAATCCGGCCCCGGTCATCGATGTCTGCCGCTGCTCGGGCACCGTCTTCGAGCTGGGGCCTTCCGGTCTGACCACACGCGAGTGGGTCGCGGACATCACACAATCGGTCGAGGACCCCGGCCCGAGGGATAGCTGCTCCG is a window of Candidatus Eisenbacteria bacterium DNA encoding:
- a CDS encoding acyl-CoA dehydrogenase family protein, with the protein product MDLPDIKPIRAFLEERHVAFAREIAAWSVALGRRGVPQDDAACRMEARALLQMLGKDRWFEPIKAQDWRSCCLAREALAAVSPLADAVFALQALGALPIFRSGSPQQRELYALPAVSGRSMAAFAMTERQAGSDVSAIATTAVREGDSYVLDGLKTFISNAGIADFYTVFASTDLGARSKGISCFVVPAHSDGLRFVGPQILSAPHPLGEIQFDGCRVPLENRVGEEGKGFGIGLGTLD